Proteins encoded within one genomic window of Actinoplanes octamycinicus:
- a CDS encoding NAD(P)-dependent alcohol dehydrogenase, with translation MRAIVQDRYGGPEQLRWTEVATPEPGDGEVLIRTRAASLNAWDWHFMRGDPYVMRLPRHLTRPGVSIRGRDVAGEIAAVGPGVTGFRVGEAVFADLGPLQATFAEFVRAPQELVAPKPANLSFAEAAALPLAAGAALGCLRESGLTEGQHLLINGASGGVGTFAVQIAKSIGAEVTAVCSTRNVELVGKLGADHVIDYRREDFVATGDRFDVVLDLVGNRSLPDLRSKGGVLVLSGGGTSTGGSLLGPFPLVVRALLTARFVRQRILLPAPPPGRATLDALRDLTGSGRVTPVIDRSYPLAEAADAMRYLETGHARAKVVLTV, from the coding sequence ATGCGGGCGATCGTGCAGGACCGGTACGGCGGCCCGGAGCAGCTGCGCTGGACCGAGGTGGCGACTCCGGAACCGGGCGACGGCGAGGTGCTGATCCGGACCCGGGCGGCGTCGCTGAACGCCTGGGACTGGCACTTCATGCGCGGCGATCCGTACGTGATGCGGCTCCCCCGTCACCTCACCCGGCCGGGGGTCAGCATCCGCGGGCGGGACGTGGCCGGCGAGATCGCCGCTGTCGGGCCGGGCGTGACCGGCTTCCGGGTGGGCGAGGCGGTCTTCGCCGATCTCGGCCCGCTGCAGGCGACCTTCGCCGAGTTCGTCCGGGCGCCGCAGGAGCTGGTCGCGCCGAAGCCGGCGAACCTGAGTTTCGCCGAGGCGGCCGCGCTGCCGCTGGCGGCCGGCGCGGCGCTGGGCTGCCTGCGCGAGTCCGGCCTGACCGAGGGGCAGCACCTGCTGATCAACGGCGCGTCCGGCGGGGTCGGCACCTTCGCGGTGCAGATCGCCAAGTCGATCGGCGCCGAGGTGACCGCGGTCTGCAGCACCCGCAACGTCGAGCTGGTCGGCAAGCTCGGGGCCGATCACGTCATCGACTACCGGCGCGAGGATTTCGTGGCGACCGGGGATCGGTTCGACGTGGTGCTCGACCTCGTCGGCAACCGCAGCCTGCCGGACCTGCGCAGCAAGGGTGGCGTCCTGGTGCTCTCCGGCGGCGGCACCTCCACCGGCGGCAGCCTCCTCGGCCCGTTCCCGCTGGTCGTCCGGGCCCTGCTGACCGCCCGGTTCGTCCGGCAGCGGATCCTGCTGCCCGCTCCCCCGCCGGGCCGTGCCACCCTGGACGCCCTCCGCGACCTCACCGGATCCGGCCGGGTGACCCCGGTGATCGACCGGAGCTATCCGCTGGCCGAGGCCGCCGACGCGATGCGCTACCTGGAGACCGGACACGCCCGCGCCAAGGTGGTCCTGACCGTCTAG
- a CDS encoding TetR/AcrR family transcriptional regulator, whose product MDVAERRVPLNRERVLLAAVDLADRTGLDALSMRNLAQELGVVPMALYKHVANKDELLDGMVDTVVAGIPAASPAGDWKTAVRERILGARRALLRHPWAWRVINSRTDPTPAMLAHLDAVIGLFLTGGFTPDQVHHFIHTLGTRLLGYTPELFNDATPLPPEAQLEMARAMAPRFPNLALMAMSAAHEAATVVGSGCDDQFEFEFALDLLLDGFDRLPRPA is encoded by the coding sequence GTGGATGTTGCCGAGCGGCGGGTTCCGCTCAACCGCGAACGCGTGCTGCTGGCCGCCGTCGACCTGGCCGACCGCACCGGGCTGGACGCGCTGAGCATGCGCAACCTCGCCCAGGAGCTGGGCGTCGTGCCGATGGCGCTGTACAAGCACGTGGCCAACAAGGACGAGCTGCTGGACGGCATGGTGGACACGGTGGTGGCCGGCATCCCGGCGGCGTCCCCGGCCGGCGACTGGAAGACCGCGGTCCGCGAGCGCATCCTCGGCGCCCGCCGGGCGCTGCTCCGCCACCCCTGGGCCTGGCGCGTGATCAACTCGCGCACCGATCCGACCCCGGCCATGCTCGCCCACCTGGACGCGGTCATCGGCCTCTTCCTGACCGGCGGCTTCACCCCGGACCAGGTGCACCACTTCATCCACACGCTCGGCACCCGGCTGCTCGGCTACACCCCGGAGCTGTTCAACGACGCCACCCCGCTCCCACCGGAGGCGCAGCTGGAGATGGCCCGCGCGATGGCCCCCCGCTTCCCGAACCTGGCCCTGATGGCCATGTCCGCCGCCCACGAGGCGGCCACCGTGGTCGGTTCCGGCTGCGACGACCAGTTCGAGTTCGAGTTCGCCCTGGACCTGCTGCTGGACGGCTTCGACCGCCTGCCCCGCCCGGCCTGA
- a CDS encoding GAF domain-containing sensor histidine kinase yields MSDEVHDEARLAALRSYRVLDEPRAAVLDDLTRLAATMFDTPMAAVSLVDRDRQWFAGSIGLADAQTPLDVSFCAQVVPARRPLIVPDATAHPLFSSYRNVIEAPNIRFYAGAPVIDEDGHVLGAMCVIDDVPREVSDRQVDALSTFAGQAATHLSAIRNRMRLADLGDHLARAAQREDDLVATITHELRTPVTSIQGYLELLSENEELTAYRRLIEPIHRNGQRLVAMVDHILSGTRPHDAPLPAPVGPVDLNTVVAAAVTACRALTALRAAPIDVQPGPEIIVRADLARLAHAIEQVLRNALLFTPADRPITVRVSAGPRATVEVTDQGVGIPEDELAYVFDRFFRGRHARDQAIPGVGLGLTIARASIAAHLGDLTLTSGPAGTTARVTLPAVA; encoded by the coding sequence ATGAGCGACGAGGTCCACGATGAAGCCCGGCTCGCCGCACTCCGCTCCTACCGGGTGCTGGACGAACCGCGGGCGGCGGTGCTCGACGACCTCACCCGGCTGGCCGCCACCATGTTCGACACCCCGATGGCCGCCGTCTCGCTGGTCGACCGGGACCGGCAGTGGTTCGCCGGCAGCATCGGGCTGGCCGACGCGCAGACCCCGCTCGACGTGTCGTTCTGCGCGCAGGTGGTGCCGGCCCGCCGCCCGCTGATCGTCCCGGACGCCACCGCGCACCCGCTCTTCTCGTCCTACCGCAACGTGATCGAGGCGCCGAACATCCGGTTCTACGCCGGCGCCCCGGTGATCGACGAGGACGGGCACGTGCTCGGCGCGATGTGCGTCATCGACGACGTGCCGCGGGAGGTCAGCGACCGGCAGGTGGACGCGCTCAGCACGTTCGCCGGGCAGGCCGCCACCCACCTGTCCGCGATCCGCAACCGGATGCGGCTGGCCGACCTCGGCGATCACCTGGCCCGGGCGGCGCAGCGCGAGGACGACCTGGTCGCCACGATCACGCACGAGTTGCGTACCCCGGTGACCAGCATCCAGGGGTACCTGGAGCTGCTCAGCGAGAACGAGGAGCTGACCGCGTACCGGCGGTTGATCGAGCCGATCCACCGCAACGGGCAGCGGCTGGTCGCGATGGTCGACCACATCCTCTCCGGCACCCGCCCGCACGACGCCCCGCTGCCCGCCCCGGTCGGCCCGGTCGACCTGAACACCGTGGTGGCCGCCGCGGTGACCGCGTGCCGGGCGCTCACCGCGCTGCGCGCCGCGCCGATCGACGTGCAGCCCGGGCCGGAGATCATCGTGCGGGCCGACCTGGCCCGGCTGGCCCACGCGATCGAGCAGGTGCTGCGCAACGCGCTGCTGTTCACCCCGGCCGACCGGCCGATCACGGTCCGGGTCAGCGCCGGGCCGCGGGCCACCGTGGAGGTCACCGACCAGGGGGTCGGCATCCCGGAGGACGAGCTGGCCTACGTCTTCGACCGTTTCTTCCGCGGCCGGCACGCACGCGACCAGGCCATTCCCGGCGTCGGCCTGGGGCTGACCATCGCCCGCGCCTCGATCGCCGCGCACCTCGGTGACCTCACCCTGACCAGCGGCCCGGCCGGCACCACCGCCCGGGTGACCCTGCCCGCCGTGGCCTGA
- a CDS encoding isocitrate lyase/PEP mutase family protein, translating into MTTVREQFRELHDSGTFVMPNPWDAGSARLLASLGFPALATTSSGFAATLGKRDQHVTRDELVAHVAALTAAVGIPLNVDAERCFAETAAGIRETVDLLAAAGAAGISIEDYDPATDRIETLETGAERVAAAAEACARHGIVLTARAENHLYGHDDLDDTVARLRAYRAAGADVVYAPGLRTPAEIGRVVAEVAAPVNVLAVAGAPAVPEMASLGVRRVSTGGSLAWAAYGALRDAARELLTTGTTGFRTRALREEDLEAAFSDR; encoded by the coding sequence ATGACGACGGTACGCGAGCAGTTCCGGGAGTTGCACGACAGCGGCACGTTCGTGATGCCGAACCCCTGGGACGCCGGCTCGGCCCGGCTGCTGGCGAGTCTCGGCTTCCCGGCGCTGGCCACCACGTCGTCCGGCTTCGCGGCCACCCTGGGCAAGCGGGACCAGCACGTCACCCGGGACGAGCTGGTCGCGCACGTGGCGGCGCTGACCGCGGCGGTCGGCATCCCGCTCAACGTGGACGCCGAGCGCTGCTTCGCGGAGACCGCGGCCGGGATCCGGGAGACCGTGGACCTGCTGGCCGCGGCCGGCGCGGCGGGCATCTCGATCGAGGACTACGACCCGGCCACCGACCGGATCGAGACGCTGGAGACCGGGGCGGAGCGGGTGGCCGCGGCGGCCGAGGCCTGCGCCCGGCACGGGATCGTGCTGACCGCCCGCGCGGAGAACCATCTCTACGGGCACGACGATCTCGACGACACGGTCGCCCGGCTGCGGGCCTACCGGGCGGCCGGCGCGGACGTGGTCTACGCGCCGGGGCTGCGCACTCCCGCCGAGATCGGCCGGGTGGTCGCCGAGGTGGCCGCTCCGGTCAACGTGCTGGCCGTCGCGGGGGCTCCGGCCGTACCGGAAATGGCCTCGCTCGGCGTGCGCCGCGTCTCCACGGGTGGCTCGCTGGCCTGGGCGGCCTATGGCGCCCTGCGCGACGCGGCGCGCGAGTTGCTGACCACCGGGACCACCGGTTTCCGGACTCGCGCGCTGCGCGAGGAGGACCTCGAGGCCGCCTTCAGCGACCGATGA
- a CDS encoding globin domain-containing protein: protein MLSASSVPVVEATLPVVGEHLDAITRVFYESMLGENPELTNLFSRSAQATGEQRQALAGAVAAFAAHLIGAGPDGPAFEHIIDRIAHRHCALGIRPEQYTTVGKYLLRAVGTVLGDAVTPEIAAAWDEVYWLFAARLIGREARIYAAAGVDGTDPWRDYLVLNKVAEADDTVSLLLAPVDGEPAPHFLPGQYVTVAVDLPDGSRQLRQYSLSQAPGGGALRITVRRVRGRDGAPDGLISGFLHDRVEAGDKLRLSQPYGDLVLRPGDAPLLLVSAGVGITPMAAILDHVARTTPAREVVAVHADRSADRHPLRAEMGLTGARLRSFTSQTWYEDSTGRVDVDQIPLSPEADVYLCGPVPFMQQIRAGLHRRGIPDERIRYEVFGSEQWQSASH from the coding sequence ATGCTGTCTGCATCCAGCGTGCCCGTGGTCGAGGCGACCCTGCCGGTCGTCGGTGAGCACCTCGACGCCATCACCCGCGTCTTCTACGAGTCGATGCTCGGCGAGAACCCGGAGCTGACCAACCTGTTCAGCCGCAGCGCGCAGGCCACCGGCGAGCAGCGGCAGGCCCTGGCCGGCGCGGTGGCCGCGTTCGCCGCGCACCTGATCGGCGCCGGCCCGGACGGCCCGGCGTTCGAGCACATCATCGACCGGATCGCGCACCGGCACTGCGCCCTCGGCATCCGCCCGGAGCAGTACACGACGGTCGGCAAGTACCTGCTCCGCGCGGTCGGCACGGTGCTCGGCGACGCGGTCACGCCGGAGATCGCGGCCGCCTGGGACGAGGTGTACTGGCTGTTCGCCGCGCGGCTGATCGGCCGGGAGGCCCGGATCTACGCGGCGGCCGGGGTGGACGGCACCGACCCCTGGCGCGACTACCTGGTGCTGAACAAGGTCGCCGAGGCGGACGACACGGTGTCCCTGCTGCTCGCGCCGGTCGACGGGGAGCCGGCGCCGCACTTCCTCCCCGGGCAGTACGTCACGGTCGCGGTGGACCTGCCGGACGGCTCCCGCCAGCTCCGGCAGTACTCGCTCTCCCAGGCGCCGGGCGGCGGCGCGCTGCGGATCACGGTGCGCCGGGTCCGCGGCCGAGACGGCGCCCCGGACGGGCTGATCTCCGGATTCCTGCACGACCGGGTCGAGGCGGGCGACAAGCTGCGGCTCAGCCAGCCGTACGGCGATCTGGTGCTGCGTCCCGGCGACGCCCCGCTGCTGCTGGTCAGCGCCGGGGTCGGGATCACCCCGATGGCCGCCATCCTGGACCACGTGGCACGCACCACGCCGGCCCGGGAAGTGGTCGCCGTGCACGCCGACCGGAGCGCGGACCGGCACCCGCTGCGCGCCGAGATGGGTCTCACCGGCGCCCGCCTGCGCTCGTTCACCAGCCAGACCTGGTACGAGGACAGCACCGGCCGGGTCGACGTCGACCAGATCCCGCTGTCCCCGGAGGCTGACGTCTACCTGTGCGGGCCGGTCCCGTTCATGCAGCAGATCCGGGCCGGGCTGCACCGGCGCGGCATCCCGGACGAGCGGATCCGCTACGAGGTGTTCGGCTCCGAGCAGTGGCAGTCCGCATCCCATTAG
- a CDS encoding FBP domain-containing protein yields the protein MEPISEATIRTSFVNCSKGEASRIKLPADFRATPWADLDFYGWIDPAAPQRAAIVVPRDEGPVAVLLRKAERTGAGSAARSSMCQVCLTDHAAGGVSLFTAPLAGAAGRNGNSVGEYLCSDLACSLYLRGKKRPKLRLVRFEETLTLPEKIDRSLTKLSAFTSRITAA from the coding sequence ATGGAACCGATCAGTGAGGCAACGATCCGAACCTCGTTCGTCAACTGCAGCAAGGGCGAGGCCTCCCGGATCAAGCTGCCCGCCGACTTCCGCGCCACCCCGTGGGCCGATCTGGACTTCTACGGCTGGATCGACCCGGCCGCCCCGCAGCGCGCCGCCATCGTGGTCCCGCGCGACGAGGGCCCGGTCGCCGTCCTGCTCCGCAAGGCGGAACGCACCGGCGCCGGCAGCGCCGCCCGCTCCAGCATGTGCCAGGTCTGCCTGACCGACCACGCGGCCGGCGGCGTCAGCCTGTTCACCGCCCCGCTGGCCGGCGCCGCCGGCCGCAACGGCAACTCGGTCGGCGAGTACCTCTGCTCCGACCTGGCCTGCTCCCTCTACCTCCGCGGTAAGAAACGGCCCAAGCTGCGCCTGGTCCGCTTCGAGGAGACGCTCACCCTCCCGGAGAAGATCGACCGGTCGCTGACCAAGCTGTCCGCCTTCACCTCCCGCATCACCGCCGCATAA
- a CDS encoding family 2B encapsulin nanocompartment shell protein, with amino-acid sequence MATPTQSEIRDEEHEHRRRSLSTAAARNLTTTTKTAPQMQEISSRWLLRKLPWVQVAGGAYRVNRRMTYRIGDGRLSFTNVGAHVRVIPGELRELSVLSEFDDDAVLAAMADKFVQQEYQPGQVIVEFGSVADHVYLIAHGKVNKVGVGDYGDPVNLGVLADGEAFGEQSLTEDERIWDYTAKAMTAVTLLTMPRSAFAELLGHSDRLRAHVERFRAKNRRPQNKHGEAAIAVAAGHTGEATLPGTYVDYEQAPREYELSVAQTILRVHTRVADLYNEPMNQLEQQLRLTIEALRERQEYEIINNREFGLLHNADLRQRIHTRSGPPTPDDLDELLSMRRGTKMFVAHPQAVAAFGRECTKRGIYPPMVERDGGTFLSWRGVPILPCGKIPVTETHTTSILAMRTGEADQGVVGLHQTGIPDEYQPSLSVRFMGIDEQAIMSYLVSAYYSAAVLVPDALGILDHVELSH; translated from the coding sequence GTGGCTACTCCAACGCAGTCCGAGATCCGCGACGAGGAGCACGAGCACCGGCGCCGCAGCCTGAGCACCGCCGCGGCGCGGAACCTGACCACCACCACCAAGACCGCTCCGCAGATGCAGGAGATCTCCTCCCGGTGGCTGCTGCGGAAGCTGCCCTGGGTCCAGGTCGCCGGCGGCGCCTACCGGGTGAACCGGCGGATGACCTACCGGATCGGCGACGGCCGGCTCAGCTTCACCAACGTCGGCGCGCACGTCCGGGTCATCCCGGGCGAGCTGCGCGAGCTCTCCGTGCTCAGCGAGTTCGACGACGACGCGGTGCTGGCCGCGATGGCGGACAAGTTCGTCCAGCAGGAGTACCAGCCGGGCCAGGTGATCGTCGAGTTCGGCTCGGTCGCCGACCACGTCTACCTGATCGCGCACGGCAAGGTGAACAAGGTCGGCGTCGGCGACTACGGCGACCCGGTGAACCTCGGCGTGCTGGCCGACGGCGAGGCGTTCGGCGAGCAGTCGCTCACCGAGGACGAGCGGATCTGGGACTACACCGCCAAGGCGATGACCGCGGTGACCCTGCTGACCATGCCGCGGTCCGCCTTCGCCGAGCTGCTCGGGCACAGCGACCGGCTGCGCGCGCACGTCGAGCGGTTCCGGGCCAAGAACCGCCGGCCGCAGAACAAGCACGGCGAGGCGGCGATCGCGGTCGCGGCCGGCCATACCGGCGAGGCCACCCTGCCCGGCACCTACGTCGACTACGAGCAGGCGCCGCGGGAGTACGAGCTGAGCGTCGCGCAGACCATCCTGCGCGTGCACACCCGGGTCGCCGACCTCTACAACGAGCCGATGAACCAGCTGGAGCAGCAGCTCCGGCTGACCATCGAGGCGCTGCGCGAGCGCCAGGAGTACGAGATCATCAACAACCGCGAGTTCGGCCTGCTGCACAACGCCGACCTGCGGCAGCGGATTCACACCCGGAGCGGGCCGCCCACCCCGGACGACCTGGACGAGCTGCTCAGCATGCGGCGCGGCACGAAGATGTTCGTGGCGCACCCGCAGGCGGTCGCGGCGTTCGGCCGGGAGTGCACCAAGCGCGGCATCTACCCGCCGATGGTGGAGCGGGACGGCGGCACGTTCCTGTCCTGGCGCGGGGTGCCGATCCTGCCGTGCGGCAAGATCCCGGTGACCGAGACGCACACCACGTCGATCCTGGCGATGCGGACCGGCGAGGCGGACCAGGGCGTGGTCGGGCTGCACCAGACCGGGATCCCGGACGAGTACCAGCCGAGCCTGTCCGTCCGGTTCATGGGCATCGACGAGCAGGCGATCATGTCCTACCTGGTCAGCGCGTACTACTCGGCGGCGGTGCTGGTGCCGGACGCGCTCGGCATCCTCGATCACGTGGAGCTGTCGCACTGA
- a CDS encoding ATP-binding protein yields MSLRMLPSTVRFAALYLIAILAGQLTILGKPDALPVIWPATAVAAVWLVNRNDSRWRWADAGVLGLLTALALAATGTPPGPALVHGGAAMLEALIFAVAAARWLPGVWAGDAGRPLRTLTDLLRVLLVATAGALCGGVLGGLGDRMITGDHSVTAIAIWVVRDVVSVLIFGAVARRLRDLPRGQEAWMEAVIVYFLSAAAYFYVFSLNERLPIGFALLAITVWVGLRLPTVLAIGHTMTFGTAAAVFTLHGTGPYAMTGEPGTRALVIQLYIGILALVGLALAFSRDERTALIERLQSSEHEATEKAELMTTIINSMTEGLAILDQSGRLVLRNPAAGRLLGSTNTVAGGAALGSDYGFFHPDGAPLADAELPYQRALAGEDVQPMDVLIRNAAVPEGRIVRFNVSRLASPSGLQHVVVVFHDVTADRRHRDELMSFAGVVAHDLLNPLTTIEGWAEVLEAELAGYKPAERVSRIQRAAARMRTFLNGLLAYTAARDGKLMPTTINLQLLLTDIANSRYDQAETAGVHPPQFALGQLDAVEADPVLTRQLLENLIDHALEQTVPGVPPVVSVAAQPAPNGMLRIDILDNGRGIPPGLRQAIFTNFHRGEGGSGSGLELAVCKRIVERHGGTIEATANPYGNGTRMTFTLPAGRSAYARTLESQWQHRSAPAVGLNPGAR; encoded by the coding sequence ATGAGTCTTCGGATGTTGCCCAGCACCGTGCGTTTCGCGGCGCTCTACCTGATCGCGATCCTCGCCGGGCAGCTGACCATCCTCGGGAAGCCGGACGCTCTGCCGGTGATCTGGCCGGCCACCGCGGTCGCCGCGGTCTGGCTGGTCAACCGCAACGACTCGCGCTGGCGCTGGGCCGACGCCGGGGTGCTCGGCCTGCTCACCGCGCTCGCCCTGGCAGCCACCGGGACGCCACCCGGGCCGGCCCTGGTGCACGGCGGCGCCGCGATGCTGGAGGCGCTGATCTTCGCGGTCGCCGCGGCCCGCTGGCTGCCCGGCGTCTGGGCCGGTGACGCCGGCCGGCCGCTGCGCACCCTGACCGACCTGCTCCGGGTGCTGCTGGTGGCGACGGCCGGCGCGCTCTGCGGCGGGGTGCTCGGCGGCCTCGGCGACCGGATGATCACCGGCGACCACTCGGTCACCGCGATCGCGATCTGGGTGGTTCGCGACGTGGTGAGCGTGCTGATCTTCGGGGCGGTGGCCCGCCGGCTGCGGGACCTGCCGCGCGGCCAGGAGGCCTGGATGGAGGCGGTGATCGTCTACTTCCTGTCGGCGGCCGCCTACTTCTACGTGTTCTCCCTGAACGAGCGCCTGCCGATCGGGTTCGCCCTGCTCGCCATCACGGTCTGGGTCGGGCTGCGGCTGCCGACCGTGCTGGCGATCGGGCACACCATGACCTTCGGCACCGCCGCCGCGGTCTTCACCCTGCACGGCACCGGTCCGTACGCGATGACCGGCGAACCGGGCACCCGGGCCCTGGTCATCCAGCTCTACATCGGGATCCTGGCACTGGTCGGCCTGGCCCTGGCGTTCAGCCGGGACGAGCGGACCGCGCTGATCGAGCGGCTCCAGTCCTCCGAGCACGAGGCCACCGAGAAGGCCGAACTGATGACCACGATCATCAACTCGATGACCGAGGGCCTGGCCATCCTGGACCAGAGCGGCCGGCTGGTGCTCCGCAACCCGGCCGCCGGGCGGCTGCTGGGCAGCACCAACACGGTGGCCGGCGGGGCCGCGCTGGGCAGCGACTACGGATTCTTCCACCCGGACGGCGCCCCGCTCGCCGACGCCGAGCTGCCCTACCAGCGGGCACTGGCCGGCGAGGACGTGCAGCCGATGGACGTGCTGATCCGCAACGCCGCGGTGCCCGAGGGCCGGATCGTCCGGTTCAACGTGTCCCGGCTGGCCAGCCCGTCCGGCCTGCAGCACGTGGTGGTGGTCTTCCACGACGTCACCGCGGACCGCCGGCACCGGGACGAGCTGATGTCGTTCGCCGGGGTGGTGGCGCACGACCTGCTCAACCCGCTGACCACGATCGAGGGCTGGGCCGAGGTGCTGGAGGCCGAGCTGGCCGGGTACAAGCCGGCCGAGCGGGTCAGCCGGATCCAGCGGGCCGCGGCCCGGATGCGCACCTTCCTGAACGGCCTGCTCGCCTACACCGCGGCCCGCGACGGCAAGCTGATGCCCACCACGATCAACCTGCAGCTGCTGCTCACCGACATCGCCAACAGCCGGTACGACCAGGCCGAGACGGCCGGTGTGCATCCGCCGCAGTTCGCCCTCGGCCAGCTGGACGCGGTCGAGGCCGACCCGGTGCTGACCCGGCAGCTGCTGGAGAACCTGATCGACCACGCGCTGGAGCAGACCGTGCCGGGCGTGCCGCCGGTGGTCAGCGTGGCCGCCCAGCCGGCCCCGAACGGCATGCTGCGGATCGACATCCTGGACAACGGGCGGGGCATCCCGCCCGGCCTGCGCCAGGCGATCTTCACGAACTTCCACCGCGGCGAGGGCGGCAGCGGCTCCGGGCTGGAGCTGGCCGTCTGCAAACGGATCGTGGAGCGGCACGGCGGGACGATCGAGGCGACCGCCAACCCGTACGGCAACGGCACCCGGATGACGTTCACGCTGCCGGCCGGGCGGTCCGCGTACGCCCGCACGCTGGAGAGCCAGTGGCAGCACCGCTCTGCACCCGCGGTTGGGCTCAACCCTGGGGCCAGGTGA
- a CDS encoding GAF domain-containing sensor histidine kinase: MAATRIAGEMLEQERLAALHGYQILDTPAEGDFDDIAKLAAQLCDKPIAMISLVDQHRQWFKARIGTDLCGTARDDSICAQAMFGDDVTQVPDARLDPRFAGIPTVAGPPYIRFYAGAPLVTPYGRPLGTLCVADGEPGLLTPAQRDGLRALARHVVNQLELRKYARDMRSLNDRLRDAEQIKDEFIARVNHELRTPITSIHGYLEVLGDPELPSATRDGFLQRVQRNSDRLLALVDDMLLAAQVSAGSRDFERTPADLAVLARSVVAANLPLAEAKGLTIDAETTGPVFADVDLRRMGQALERLILNAVKFTETGSITVIAATRNGRATLLVRDTGIGISGADQQRVLAPFRRGADAERAEVQGLGLGLSIVKAIAEGHDGTVTIDSGLGRGSTVGIEVPATGPYPN; the protein is encoded by the coding sequence ATGGCGGCCACGCGGATTGCCGGCGAGATGCTGGAACAGGAACGCCTTGCCGCCCTGCACGGCTACCAGATCCTGGACACCCCGGCCGAGGGCGACTTCGACGACATCGCGAAGCTCGCCGCGCAACTCTGCGACAAGCCGATCGCCATGATCAGCCTGGTCGATCAGCACCGGCAGTGGTTCAAGGCGCGGATCGGCACCGATCTGTGCGGCACTGCCCGGGACGACTCGATCTGCGCCCAGGCCATGTTCGGCGACGACGTCACGCAGGTCCCGGACGCCCGGCTGGATCCGCGGTTCGCCGGGATCCCGACGGTGGCCGGGCCGCCGTACATCCGGTTCTACGCCGGCGCGCCGCTGGTCACCCCGTACGGCCGGCCGCTCGGCACGCTGTGCGTCGCGGACGGCGAGCCCGGCCTGCTCACCCCGGCGCAGCGGGACGGCCTGCGGGCCCTGGCCCGGCACGTGGTCAATCAGCTGGAGCTGCGCAAGTACGCCCGGGACATGCGCAGCCTGAACGACCGGCTGCGGGACGCCGAGCAGATCAAGGACGAGTTCATCGCCCGGGTCAACCACGAGCTGCGCACCCCGATCACCTCGATCCACGGCTACCTGGAGGTGCTCGGCGACCCCGAGCTTCCCTCCGCCACCCGGGACGGCTTCCTGCAGCGGGTGCAGCGCAACTCCGACCGGCTGCTCGCCCTGGTCGACGACATGCTGCTGGCCGCGCAGGTCAGCGCGGGCAGCCGGGACTTCGAGCGGACCCCGGCCGATCTGGCCGTGCTGGCCCGCAGCGTGGTCGCCGCGAACCTGCCGCTGGCCGAGGCGAAGGGGCTGACCATCGACGCCGAGACGACCGGGCCGGTCTTCGCCGACGTCGACCTGCGCCGGATGGGTCAGGCCCTGGAACGGCTGATCCTGAACGCGGTCAAGTTCACCGAGACCGGATCCATCACGGTCATCGCCGCGACCCGCAACGGGCGGGCGACGCTGCTGGTCCGGGACACCGGGATCGGCATCAGCGGGGCCGACCAGCAGCGGGTGCTGGCCCCGTTCCGCCGCGGCGCCGACGCCGAGCGGGCCGAGGTGCAGGGGCTCGGGCTGGGACTGAGCATCGTGAAGGCGATCGCCGAGGGCCATGACGGCACGGTCACCATCGACAGCGGCCTGGGTCGGGGCAGCACGGTCGGGATCGAGGTGCCCGCGACGGGCCCGTACCCCAACTGA